The nucleotide sequence CCGACTGGGGTCGTCAGTCGATCGCGTCGAGCAGCAGCCGCGCCCCGTCGAGTGCCAGCACGGGGTCTTGCCGCGCCTGACGTTATGCGCCCGCCCGCACCGACGCTGCCGGGTTCGCCGGCACCACCTGGCCGGTCACCAATCAATCGAACAGGTGCCGCACGCCGGCGAGCGCTGCTTGACCGTGGGCGCGCTCACCTTTCGCGCTAGCGCCTCGATCCAGGCACCGCCGCGCAGCGGCTGGACGTCCGCGCTCGACGCCACCGCGCGCCTCGCGCCAAGCCAGAAACTCGCCCGCCGCGCGCGCATCAGCGCGGCGCAGACACTGCTCATCGCTCAGGTTTAGCCGTCCCCGCCGACTTTCTCACATATCGTGTTCCATAGGCATCGGCTTCATCGCGTCGGGTTTGGGCTTGGCGTCGACGGCCCCGGTACCGCGCTTCTTCTCCGCGCGACACTTGGCACCCATTTCGGCCATCTTTTTCTGGCTCATGCCCATTTTCTGCATGCCAGCTTTCGACATACACGACGAGGCAGGCATGTTGCCCTTCATCTTGCCGTCCTTCATCCCCGGCATCATGTTGTCATGGCCCATCATGCCGCCGCCCATCGGCTTCGCCGGTGGTGCCGCGCGGTCTTGAGCAAGTGCGATGCCCGAACTTAGCAGCAGTGCTGAGAAGATTAGGCCCATCTGGGCGCGTGATATCGAAACGTTCATGTAAAATCCTTTTCATCGAAGTCAAAGCGTGGGCTCAATTAATCGGTAAGTTTTTTCCGCTCGCCCAGGAAATCAGGTTAAGCGTACTGCTGCTAGCCCTGCGCGCGGTCGCAGGTCGCGTCATTGACGCAGATCAAAGCGGTACATTGCAGGCGAAGCGACAAGGCGGGCGCTCGCGGCAGGTATCAAGCCACATGAATGCGTACGAATCGGGCGAACGGAAAAGGCGAAAACGCCCCGGTCCTGACCGTGCGGCGGGTCGGTACCTAGAGCAAAATAGGTCGGCCTACGGCGCTACCGCCGTTCGTCACGGTGATGGCGTCACCTGACCCCGGCCGCCAGCGGTGGCGGCCGGGTACCTTTTTCCTTAAGGATCGCGAAAGTTCGGGCGCGGCGTCGATGGCCTGGCCGCTGGCAGCCAAACTCGGATGGCTGCCGTGTACAATGGGCTTCTATAGGAGCCAAAGAGATCGTGAAATCCCGCCTCTCAGCGTCACCCCGCGCTGTGGTCTACAGCGTTTACTGCGGAATTTCTCCGGAATTTCTGGGTTGACCTTGGACTATGGTCCAAGGGCTATCGGTCTCGCGTGGACCATGATCAGTCAATCATCGGCAACTTCGCCCCAGGCTTGGATGCCCTGGCAGACCAGAGCAGTGATTCGGGCGTGGGTAACGAGGTGTGAGAGTAGCTTGTCCCGGCTGCGAAATACGTGATCGGGCGCTATGCGCCGGCCTCAGCGATGCGGAACTGGCGCCGCTCAGCGCCCTGAAGCGTCGACGACGTTTTGCAAAGGGGGAGCCCGTTATCTGGGCGGGCGACGAAAACATGATCTTCGCGAACGTCGTCTCGGGCGTTCTCAAGCTTAATGCCTCCACGGCGGATGGGCGTGAGCAGATTGTGGGCCTGATGTACCCAGCCGATTTCATCGGCAGACCTTACGCGTCCTCAACACGCTACAACGTGGTGGCGCTGACGGACGCTGAGCTGTGCGTGTTTTCACGAAAGCACTTCGAGCAGGCGCTCAGGACCTACGACAAGTTGAAGCGGTTGCTGCTCCAGCGCACGCTGGATGAGCTAGACCATAGCCGCGAGTGGATGCTCCTGCTCGGCCGCAAGACGGCGGAAGAGAAGGTGGCGAGCTTTCTCGTCCAGATGGCGCGCCGGATCGGCCGTGGCGGTTGCGCCCGGTCGCCGCTGGATGAGTTCGTCCTACCGCTCAGCCGGGCTCAGATCGCCGACGTGCTCGGACTTACGATCGAGACGGTCAGCCGACAGATGACAAGATTGAGAAGCGCCGGCGTCATTGATCTGCCAACGACGCGCTCGATCAGGGTTTTGAACGAAATCGCGCTCTCGGCACGTGCGGAACAGGGCTAGGCCGCCGGTGACATTCGCCCGGAAGTCCACTCGTGCGGCGCTGCCATCAACTGCCGCCCGGCCACATGGGCAGGTCGAGCGTCCGCGCCGCCACCAGCGGCATGGGAGCGTCGGCAGCGTCAAGGCTAGGACAAGCTGTGGGCGATTGCCTTGATTTGCCTTCAAGCCTGAGCCGAATCTCGCAGTTGCGTCCCGGTGGCGCTCCAGCCAACAAAAGGAAAGGGGACCGCAGCGACTTATCTGCTTTCAGCCCTGATCCTCCTCCCTACGCTCCCATGAGCTGAGCCATCGCCATCGTCTCGGCGAACGTGCGCCCAGCGTTGCCGCCGGGCGTCTAACGGACAGCTACGCTATACTATGCTTGAGCGCGCTTGCGCGGTCGTGACCAGCCTGGACCGAGGCGAAGCCATCACGAATTATCGCTGCGGTGGATGTCTGCAATTCGGTATCCTTCAACGCTTCTTGGAACTTGGCTTTGATGTAGTCCTCGCCGCGTTCGGCCTCCTGGATGATCGCCTTGTCGATCTTGCCGGTAAGCGCCTGCTTGAGATCCATGAAACGACGATGCGCTGCGGCGAGCAAGCTGGAGTCATCTTCGGGGGTTCCACCGAGCCGGCGGACCTCGGCTTGCAACGAACTCGCTACCTGGCTGCGATCACGCGCGAAGTCAGCGAACATGGTCGCGAATTGGGTGCGATCGTCGCAGCGTTCCTGGGCTGGTTCGCAGGCGGCTTCTACCTAACCGACCGCAATCCGATTCTAATGACGCACCGCTGGCTTGGAACCGCCATTGCCGGTGTCGGGCTGGTGCTGGTCTACTTGGCGGCAGGTCATCGCCGCGCGCCGGAGCGATCACGCAAGCTCTACCTGGTCCTGCTCGGCTTGATGACGCTAGCGATCTCGGTTCAAGGCTTTCGTGGAGGAACGTTCATGCACGGCGGCTTGAACCATCTGGCATTCTGAAATCGTGGGTGAAGATATGGCTTTCCGTTTGCAGAAGATCTTGGTGGCGTCGCTGCTACTGCCCACCGCAGCAACCGCGCAGCCTTCGAACCATGCCACCGACACGCTCGCCGTGCAGGCAGTTCTGTCGCAATATAAAGCGGCGACCGAGAAGCTTGACGGGGCGGGGACCGAGCGGCTGTTCACGCCGGATTCGCGGATATTCGAAACTGGCGGCTCGGAAGAAACCTACGCCAACTATCTCAGCCATCACCTCCGGCCGGAGCTCGCTGCCTTCAAGTCTTTCAAATTCTCAGACTACAAGGTCGACGTGCGGTTCGAAGGGCCGATTGCGCTCGCACCGAAACCTATCGCTACCGGATCGAGCCCAAGACTGGAGATGTCGCGGAGCGGATCGGTGCCGCGACGAGCGTGCTCAAGAAGGTCGGCGGCACGTGGAAAATCGTCAGCATGCACAATAGCGGCCGCCGCCCCAAGGGATCCTGACCGCCGCATCTGTCATATACCAAGATCTCTGGGGGTGCTCATTGCGGGTCAGCGTCCGACGCGGCATCCGCTGAGCAGCAACAGCGCGAACGCGCGTCACGGCTGTCTACCAAGTCTAGCGAACGCGCTTGAGCGGCGCGCCCGCACAACATTCAATGTCGATTCGGCGGCCACGCCTGTATCGGCGGACTGTGGCGCCAACCGAAGCGCCTGAGGCAAACCAATCCTTTTGCCCCTTCAAGGGCTCGCCCTCACCTCAGTCGATCGCACCGCAAAAGGGCTGATGACGTTGGCGCGGGCGAATAGCGGAATAGTGAATGGTTCGACGGCGAGCCCTCCCGCTGGATCTGCCTGCACTGAGCGTCGGAAGTGGTTAGGCCGTCCCGATCGCAAGATCGTCCAGGATCGGGCAGTCCGGCCGATCGCCGCCAGCGCAGCGATGAGCCAGATCCTCGAGCGACTTGCGCATGGCGCGGAGCTCGCGCTCCTTGCGCTTCATCTCACCGGCTCGT is from Sphingomonas sp. IW22 and encodes:
- a CDS encoding PA2169 family four-helix-bundle protein is translated as MFADFARDRSQVASSLQAEVRRLGGTPEDDSSLLAAAHRRFMDLKQALTGKIDKAIIQEAERGEDYIKAKFQEALKDTELQTSTAAIIRDGFASVQAGHDRASALKHSIA
- a CDS encoding Crp/Fnr family transcriptional regulator, producing MRVACPGCEIRDRALCAGLSDAELAPLSALKRRRRFAKGEPVIWAGDENMIFANVVSGVLKLNASTADGREQIVGLMYPADFIGRPYASSTRYNVVALTDAELCVFSRKHFEQALRTYDKLKRLLLQRTLDELDHSREWMLLLGRKTAEEKVASFLVQMARRIGRGGCARSPLDEFVLPLSRAQIADVLGLTIETVSRQMTRLRSAGVIDLPTTRSIRVLNEIALSARAEQG